The following are encoded together in the Gordonia insulae genome:
- a CDS encoding PP2C family protein-serine/threonine phosphatase, giving the protein MTLVLRYIARSDRGLVRSNNEDSVYAGARLLALADGMGGHAAGEVASQLVIQALRNLDDDEPGGDLLAQLDRATHSGNAAIAAQVEHSPELDGMGTTLTAILFAGSRIGLCHIGDSRGYLYRDGQLAQITRDDTFVQTLVDEGRITAEQAHTHPQRSLIMRALTGQEVEPTLTIREARAGDRYLLCSDGLSDVVSEETLADTLGSIPDHKECADRLIELALRGGGPDNVTVIVADVVDTEYGESRPIVGGAAGGDDEGYTPNPSTAAGRAAALRPPAAEPQRPTIMADETPPPRNPRRRWLVGGVAVSVIALLIAGFFVTRSMVRNNYYVGASDGDVVIYQGSPDKVLFLDLSSANQLACVTGLDQADPQIEFADHDAADTCTPLQTSDLAELDRNAVTGNSIRNMPLADAQNRVQQLNFLPLCPDPLPAPAPAPAPAPGAAPSPATASPTPPAPGTPATAPAPGTGPTQPSSPSGSTTTSLQSPAQYDSDGNKICRGH; this is encoded by the coding sequence GTGACACTCGTGCTGCGCTACATCGCGCGAAGCGACCGGGGCCTGGTGCGCTCGAACAACGAGGACTCCGTCTACGCCGGCGCGCGTCTGCTCGCCCTGGCCGACGGCATGGGTGGTCACGCGGCCGGTGAGGTCGCCAGCCAGCTGGTGATCCAGGCGTTGCGCAACCTCGACGACGACGAGCCCGGCGGCGACCTGCTCGCACAGCTCGACCGGGCCACCCACAGCGGCAACGCCGCCATCGCCGCCCAGGTGGAACACTCCCCCGAGCTCGACGGCATGGGCACCACCCTCACCGCGATCCTGTTCGCCGGGAGCCGGATCGGCCTCTGCCACATCGGCGATTCGCGTGGCTACCTCTACCGCGACGGCCAGCTGGCCCAGATCACCCGCGACGACACGTTCGTCCAGACCCTCGTCGACGAAGGTCGCATCACCGCCGAACAGGCGCACACCCACCCGCAGCGGTCGCTGATCATGCGCGCGCTCACGGGGCAGGAGGTGGAGCCGACCCTGACCATCCGGGAAGCCCGCGCCGGTGACCGCTACCTGTTGTGCAGCGACGGGCTGTCGGATGTGGTCAGCGAGGAGACGCTCGCCGACACCCTCGGTTCCATCCCGGACCACAAGGAGTGCGCGGACCGCCTCATCGAACTCGCTCTGCGCGGTGGCGGTCCGGACAACGTGACGGTCATCGTCGCCGACGTGGTCGACACCGAGTACGGGGAATCCCGGCCCATCGTGGGCGGTGCGGCCGGCGGGGACGACGAGGGCTACACCCCGAATCCGTCCACCGCGGCCGGACGGGCGGCAGCGCTGCGTCCGCCGGCGGCCGAGCCGCAGCGGCCCACCATCATGGCCGATGAGACGCCGCCGCCACGGAATCCGCGCCGCCGCTGGCTCGTGGGCGGGGTCGCGGTCTCGGTGATCGCGCTGCTGATCGCCGGGTTCTTCGTCACCCGCTCGATGGTGCGCAACAACTACTACGTCGGCGCCAGTGACGGTGACGTGGTCATCTATCAGGGATCACCCGACAAGGTGCTGTTCCTCGACCTCAGTTCGGCCAATCAGCTGGCCTGCGTCACCGGGCTCGACCAGGCGGACCCGCAGATCGAGTTCGCCGACCACGACGCCGCCGACACCTGCACGCCGTTGCAGACCTCGGACCTCGCCGAACTCGACCGCAACGCCGTCACCGGGAACTCGATCCGGAACATGCCGCTCGCCGATGCGCAGAATCGGGTACAACAGCTGAATTTCCTTCCGCTGTGCCCGGATCCGCTGCCCGCGCCGGCACCCGCACCGGCCCCGGCACCCGGCGCGGCACCGAGCCCGGCGACCGCATCGCCGACGCCACCCGCTCCCGGTACACCCGCGACCGCACCGGCGCCCGGCACCGGACCGACCCAGCCGAGTTCCCCCAGCGGGTCGACCACGACCTCGCTGCAGTCACCCGCGCAGTACGACAGCGACGGCAACAAGATCTGCCGAGGCCACTAG
- a CDS encoding SDR family NAD(P)-dependent oxidoreductase — protein MSATNTIMDLMQRRTLLPPVVENAVSGRGRDVTGLTILITGASAGIGRQATRQLTGRGATVIAIARRESELRSLAAETGCEYRVCDLSDEDAIADLLEDLAGREVDVLVNNAGHSIRRSVLDSADRLHDYQRTMQLNYFAAVQLTLGLLPGMVERGRGQIVNICTWGLMANTFPRFSAYAASKNALAIFGRSLNAEKPHADVRATNVYYPLVRTEMIAPTAEYDGVHALSADEAGRWILRAVTHQPTAVAPAALRALLPAIDYFAPTAADKAIASLT, from the coding sequence ATGTCCGCGACCAACACCATCATGGATCTGATGCAGCGTCGCACCCTGCTGCCGCCCGTCGTCGAGAACGCGGTGTCGGGCCGCGGTCGCGACGTCACCGGGCTCACCATCCTGATCACCGGCGCATCCGCGGGCATCGGCCGCCAGGCCACCCGGCAGCTCACCGGGCGCGGGGCGACGGTCATCGCCATCGCGCGGCGCGAGTCCGAGTTGCGCTCTCTCGCGGCGGAGACCGGATGCGAGTACCGCGTCTGCGACCTGTCCGATGAGGATGCGATCGCCGACTTGCTGGAGGATCTCGCCGGGCGTGAAGTCGATGTGCTCGTGAACAACGCCGGACACTCGATCCGACGTTCCGTTCTCGACTCCGCCGACCGGCTGCACGATTACCAGCGCACCATGCAGCTCAATTACTTTGCCGCAGTACAGCTCACACTGGGTCTGCTGCCGGGCATGGTCGAGCGCGGGCGCGGCCAGATCGTCAACATCTGCACCTGGGGGCTGATGGCCAACACGTTCCCACGGTTCTCCGCGTACGCCGCGTCCAAGAATGCGCTGGCCATCTTCGGGCGCAGCCTGAACGCCGAGAAACCTCATGCGGACGTACGCGCGACCAACGTCTACTACCCGTTGGTGCGCACCGAGATGATCGCTCCCACAGCCGAATACGACGGGGTCCACGCGCTGAGCGCGGACGAGGCCGGCCGATGGATTCTGCGTGCGGTCACCCATCAACCGACCGCGGTGGCGCCGGCAGCGCTGCGCGCGCTGCTACCGGCGATCGACTACTTCGCACCCACTGCGGCGGACAAGGCGATCGCGTCACTGACCTGA
- a CDS encoding DUF3662 and FHA domain-containing protein, which translates to MGILQRIERKLEGAVDDGFARVFGGEVAPKEIENGLQREAEQALEDLGDGAILAPNSYTLLFSPTDYDHIAAEYELNRKTFSKHLENFISDNGWQTYGRVVVEFEQSPSLHTGMFRTRGAVNPDATPRPAAPGPQRPHEQHPQSAQRQVGAPEMTNNPRYDQRRGTDPAYDQGGQQGGYDYQQAGYDRGQPAAAPAGQPAYDQGYAQPGYGQPGYGQQGYDQGYQGGYDQQGYAQPGYDQGYQGGYDQQGYAQQGYEQGYPQGGYEQQGYAQQPGYDYQQGYAQQPGYGYGQGGYDQGYGRPGGYAPASITLLLEDGSNRTFQLRDGSNIIGRGQDAQFRLPDTGVSRRHVEIRWDGTTAMLTDLNSTNGTTVNDLQVSSWELADGDRIRVGHSDITVRFQ; encoded by the coding sequence GTGGGAATTCTGCAGCGTATCGAACGCAAACTCGAAGGAGCCGTCGACGATGGCTTCGCACGTGTCTTCGGGGGCGAGGTCGCACCCAAGGAGATCGAGAACGGTCTGCAACGAGAGGCCGAGCAGGCGCTCGAGGATCTCGGTGACGGCGCAATTCTCGCTCCCAACAGCTATACGTTGTTGTTCAGCCCCACCGATTACGACCACATCGCGGCGGAGTACGAGCTGAATCGCAAGACGTTCTCCAAACACCTGGAGAACTTCATCTCGGACAACGGCTGGCAGACATATGGGCGGGTCGTCGTAGAGTTCGAACAGTCGCCGTCGTTGCACACCGGGATGTTCCGCACCCGCGGCGCGGTGAACCCGGACGCCACGCCCCGGCCGGCCGCGCCCGGACCGCAACGACCACATGAGCAGCACCCACAAAGTGCACAACGACAAGTAGGAGCCCCAGAGATGACCAATAACCCCAGATACGACCAGCGCAGGGGCACCGACCCGGCGTACGACCAGGGTGGCCAGCAGGGTGGGTACGACTACCAGCAGGCCGGCTACGACCGCGGTCAGCCCGCCGCAGCGCCCGCCGGACAGCCGGCGTACGACCAGGGCTACGCACAGCCGGGGTACGGACAGCCCGGTTACGGCCAGCAGGGGTACGACCAGGGCTACCAGGGCGGCTACGACCAGCAGGGCTATGCACAGCCCGGGTACGACCAGGGTTACCAGGGCGGGTACGACCAACAGGGATACGCCCAGCAGGGGTACGAGCAGGGCTACCCGCAGGGCGGCTACGAGCAGCAGGGCTATGCACAGCAGCCCGGCTACGACTACCAGCAGGGCTACGCCCAGCAGCCCGGCTACGGCTACGGGCAGGGCGGCTACGACCAGGGTTACGGACGGCCGGGTGGCTACGCTCCCGCGTCGATCACCTTGCTCCTCGAGGACGGCAGCAACCGCACCTTCCAGCTGCGTGACGGATCGAACATCATCGGCCGTGGGCAGGACGCCCAGTTCCGTCTCCCGGACACCGGCGTCTCCCGCCGGCACGTGGAGATCCGCTGGGACGGCACCACCGCGATGCTCACCGATCTGAACTCGACCAACGGCACCACGGTCAACGACCTGCAGGTCAGCAGCTGGGAGCTCGCCGACGGCGACCGTATCCGCGTCGGCCACTCGGACATCACCGTTCGGTTCCAGTAG
- a CDS encoding peptidoglycan D,D-transpeptidase FtsI family protein, with amino-acid sequence MNKPIQRVSVAVILMIVALLANATYVQVFKADALRADPRNNRVLLDEYARQRGSITADGGSVVAVSVPTDSRLKFLRTYPPNGAEAFAPVTGYYSFQYGSTGLELYENSILNGNDDRLFGQRFMDMFSGRDPRGGNVVSTIVPRLQRAAYDGLRNGCQGGCRGAVVALQPNTGKILAMASTPSYDPNKLASHDQNVRERNWAAWNQPGDTDNPMLNRAINQLYPPGSTFKVVTTAAALRDNISPDIRLTAAPSIVLPGTETSLTNYGGQTCPGSSGGTVSLVQAFKYSCNTAFVDLTTSKMKDPITVFRETAQRFGLDEKQPDTPLPVSRSTVGEIPDRAALGQASIGQRDVRVTPMQMAMIASTVANGGVRMQPYLVDKLQAADLRTLQTTQPTTINEPISSDQAATLTSMMIESERSTQGAGGPVSIASKTGTAEHSATSDVESETPYSWYIAFGPSSNAQIAVAVIVENGDPGPASTGGTVAAPIGRAVINALVGGAS; translated from the coding sequence ATGAACAAGCCGATCCAGCGCGTGTCCGTGGCGGTCATCCTGATGATCGTCGCGCTCCTCGCCAACGCCACCTATGTGCAAGTGTTCAAAGCCGATGCGCTGCGTGCCGATCCCCGCAACAACCGGGTGCTGCTCGACGAGTACGCGCGTCAACGCGGGTCGATCACCGCCGACGGCGGCTCCGTGGTGGCGGTCTCGGTGCCCACCGACAGCCGACTCAAGTTCCTGCGCACGTATCCGCCGAACGGCGCCGAGGCGTTCGCCCCGGTGACCGGCTATTACTCGTTCCAGTACGGCAGTACCGGTCTGGAGCTCTACGAGAACTCGATCCTCAACGGCAACGACGACCGGTTGTTCGGCCAACGGTTCATGGACATGTTCTCCGGCCGGGACCCGCGCGGCGGCAACGTGGTCAGCACGATCGTCCCGCGGCTGCAACGCGCCGCCTACGACGGACTGCGCAACGGATGTCAGGGTGGCTGCCGCGGCGCGGTCGTGGCCCTGCAGCCCAACACCGGCAAGATCCTCGCGATGGCCTCGACACCGAGTTACGACCCGAACAAACTGGCGAGCCACGACCAGAATGTGCGCGAACGCAACTGGGCGGCCTGGAATCAGCCGGGTGACACGGACAACCCGATGCTGAACCGGGCGATCAACCAGCTCTATCCGCCGGGATCGACGTTCAAGGTGGTGACCACCGCCGCGGCGTTGCGGGACAACATCTCTCCCGACATCCGGCTCACCGCGGCGCCGTCGATCGTGCTGCCGGGAACGGAGACCTCGCTGACCAACTACGGCGGCCAGACGTGCCCCGGGTCGTCGGGCGGCACGGTGTCGCTGGTGCAGGCGTTCAAGTATTCGTGCAACACCGCATTCGTCGATCTCACGACGAGCAAGATGAAGGATCCGATCACCGTGTTCCGTGAGACGGCGCAACGCTTCGGCCTCGACGAGAAGCAGCCCGACACCCCGCTGCCGGTCTCGCGCTCGACCGTCGGAGAGATCCCCGATCGCGCGGCACTCGGGCAGGCCTCCATCGGTCAGCGCGACGTGCGGGTGACACCGATGCAGATGGCGATGATCGCGTCCACGGTCGCCAACGGCGGCGTCCGGATGCAGCCCTACCTGGTCGACAAGCTGCAGGCGGCGGATCTGCGGACCCTGCAGACCACCCAGCCGACCACCATCAACGAGCCGATCAGTTCGGATCAGGCCGCCACCCTCACCTCGATGATGATCGAGTCCGAACGCAGCACCCAGGGTGCCGGCGGTCCCGTCTCGATCGCGTCCAAGACCGGCACGGCCGAACACTCGGCCACCTCCGATGTCGAGTCCGAGACGCCGTACTCCTGGTACATCGCGTTCGGGCCGTCGTCGAACGCACAGATCGCGGTCGCCGTCATCGTGGAGAACGGGGATCCCGGACCGGCATCGACAGGGGGTACGGTGGCGGCTCCGATCGGACGAGCAGTGATCAACGCATTGGTGGGAGGTGCGAGCTGA
- a CDS encoding FHA domain-containing protein FhaB/FipA, which yields MQGLVLQLTRIGFLLLLWLFVYAVIRTLRADIATAGGSRLARYTRSEKRQRSGGARAARGSARYLVVTHGALANTRITLGTQPVLLGRADDSTLVLTDDYASERHARLSRRGDDWYVEDLGSTNGTYLDRSKVTTAVKVPLSTPIRIGKTVIELRP from the coding sequence ATGCAGGGCTTGGTGCTGCAGCTGACCCGTATCGGGTTCCTGCTGCTGCTCTGGCTGTTCGTCTACGCCGTCATCCGCACCCTTCGCGCCGACATTGCCACGGCCGGTGGTTCGCGTCTGGCGCGCTACACACGCAGCGAGAAGCGTCAGCGTTCCGGTGGTGCGCGTGCCGCCCGCGGGTCGGCACGCTATCTGGTCGTCACGCACGGCGCGTTGGCCAACACCCGCATCACCCTCGGCACACAGCCGGTGCTGCTCGGTCGCGCCGACGATTCGACACTTGTCCTCACCGACGACTACGCGTCCGAGCGGCATGCACGGCTGTCGCGGCGCGGCGACGACTGGTACGTCGAGGACCTCGGATCCACCAACGGCACGTACCTCGACCGGTCGAAGGTCACCACGGCCGTCAAGGTCCCGCTCAGCACGCCGATCCGCATCGGCAAGACCGTGATCGAGCTGCGCCCGTGA
- the pknB gene encoding Stk1 family PASTA domain-containing Ser/Thr kinase: MSTPHHLSDRYELGETLGFGGMSEVHFARDLRLHRDVAVKVLRADLARDPTFYLRFRREAQNAAKLNHPTIVQVFDTGEAETPDGPLPFIVMEYVDGETLRDVLRSNGPVSPRQAMTWMADVAAAMDFSHRNGIVHRDMKPANVMIDKAGAVKVMDFGIARAMSDSTSTMTQTSAVMGTAQYLSPEQARGIKVDPRSDIYSMGCVLFELMTGEPPFTGDSPVAVAHQHVHEDPPWPSSIRPEIPRELDSVVLKAMSKNPANRYQSAADLRSDLIKVLAGGKPSAPMLLSDEDRTEFMDSGPRRALTDSGPRRPVTSHRRDPDGDDDASTPRRRMRGLVIGAVAAVVVLVAGLLLWSPWGSDVARQVPVPTVVGQPSTQARDSLEKAGFRVKQLDEPSLDVAAGSATRSTPAENVLASEGSEITLYISTGPQRHKMPDLRGKMPDEATEALRVLGFSNVKTDRVDSTGELKDKVVNTTPPTGAEAPVNGAVVVHVGNGPKEITVPDVTGQTEDAARTVLEQVGLRVVTVAGDSELPAGRVVSSSPDGGVTVEQGSTIQIVVSRGNMFVMPNLRGQTPAQARGTLAGAGWEDTTLTRSSRNVPITSPDDGKVIGQSPAPGSRVRKDGSVSIVVGQGSLLPG; this comes from the coding sequence ATGTCGACGCCCCACCATCTGTCCGATCGCTATGAGCTCGGCGAGACACTCGGCTTCGGCGGAATGTCGGAGGTGCATTTCGCGCGCGATCTCCGACTGCATCGTGACGTCGCGGTCAAGGTGTTGCGCGCCGATCTGGCCCGCGACCCCACGTTCTATCTGCGATTCCGGCGCGAGGCGCAGAACGCCGCCAAGCTGAACCATCCGACGATCGTGCAGGTCTTCGACACCGGCGAGGCCGAGACGCCCGACGGTCCGCTGCCGTTCATCGTGATGGAGTACGTCGACGGCGAGACGTTGCGCGATGTCCTGCGGTCGAACGGCCCGGTGTCACCGCGGCAGGCGATGACGTGGATGGCCGACGTCGCCGCCGCGATGGACTTCTCCCATCGCAACGGAATCGTGCACCGCGACATGAAACCGGCCAACGTGATGATCGACAAGGCCGGCGCGGTCAAGGTGATGGACTTCGGCATCGCCCGGGCGATGAGCGATTCGACGTCGACGATGACGCAGACGTCCGCGGTGATGGGTACCGCGCAGTACCTCTCGCCCGAGCAGGCACGCGGCATCAAGGTCGATCCGCGCAGCGACATCTACTCGATGGGCTGCGTGCTGTTCGAACTGATGACCGGCGAGCCACCGTTCACCGGCGACTCCCCGGTCGCCGTCGCACACCAGCACGTGCACGAGGATCCGCCGTGGCCGTCGTCGATCCGGCCGGAGATCCCGCGCGAGCTGGATTCGGTGGTCCTCAAGGCGATGAGCAAGAACCCGGCCAACCGCTATCAGTCGGCCGCCGATCTGCGATCCGACCTGATCAAGGTGCTCGCCGGGGGCAAGCCGTCGGCGCCCATGCTGCTGTCCGACGAGGACCGCACCGAGTTCATGGACAGCGGCCCGCGTCGGGCACTGACCGATTCCGGCCCCCGACGTCCCGTCACGTCGCATCGTCGCGATCCCGACGGCGACGATGACGCATCGACCCCCCGCCGACGCATGCGCGGACTGGTGATCGGTGCTGTCGCGGCGGTGGTGGTGCTGGTGGCCGGACTGCTGTTGTGGTCGCCGTGGGGTTCCGACGTCGCGCGGCAGGTGCCGGTGCCCACTGTGGTGGGTCAGCCGTCGACGCAGGCGCGCGACAGTCTCGAGAAGGCCGGATTCCGGGTGAAACAGCTCGACGAACCCAGCCTCGACGTCGCTGCGGGATCGGCGACCCGGTCGACGCCCGCCGAGAACGTGCTGGCGTCGGAGGGGTCGGAGATCACGCTGTACATCTCGACCGGTCCACAACGCCACAAGATGCCCGACCTGCGCGGAAAGATGCCGGACGAGGCGACCGAGGCGCTGCGGGTCCTCGGTTTCTCGAATGTGAAGACCGATCGGGTGGACTCGACCGGTGAGCTGAAGGACAAGGTGGTCAACACCACGCCGCCGACCGGAGCCGAGGCGCCGGTGAACGGCGCCGTCGTCGTGCATGTGGGCAACGGACCCAAGGAGATCACCGTGCCCGACGTCACCGGGCAGACCGAGGATGCCGCCCGCACGGTGCTCGAGCAGGTCGGCCTCCGCGTGGTCACCGTCGCCGGTGACTCCGAGTTGCCGGCCGGTCGCGTGGTGAGCAGTTCCCCCGACGGCGGCGTCACGGTGGAGCAGGGCAGCACGATCCAGATCGTGGTGTCCCGCGGCAACATGTTCGTGATGCCCAACCTGCGCGGTCAGACGCCGGCGCAGGCCCGGGGCACTCTCGCCGGGGCCGGCTGGGAGGACACCACACTCACCCGATCGAGCCGCAACGTGCCGATCACCAGCCCCGATGACGGCAAGGTCATCGGCCAGAGCCCGGCCCCCGGGTCGCGGGTACGCAAGGACGGCTCGGTGTCGATCGTGGTCGGCCAGGGCAGTCTGTTACCCGGCTGA
- a CDS encoding FtsW/RodA/SpoVE family cell cycle protein has translation MSQPSGPVHAPPRQPPEQTGRTAELVLLGFAIGLVTVALLIVQAAQGQSITWDLAKYVAAYILLFGGAHLVVRRYAPHADPLLLPVVAVLNGLGLVLIHRLDLGTGRTGETVNTTDVTHNADQQLLWAVLGIIVFAAVLIFIRDHRTLSRYAYTLGLGGLVLLIIPAILPSSMSQINGSKNWIITPFFSIQPSEFAKILIIIFTAAFLVSKRDLFTTAGKHFLGMDFPRARDLGPLLAAWFVSIAVLAYSSDLGSSLLIFSTMLTMVYVATERASWLVLGVTLFVVGALLAYQLFAHLQVRVEIWRDPFSDFDGAGYQIGQSLFGLATGGLFGTGLGSGRPNIVPFANTDFIIATIGEELGLVGLAAILVLYLIFVMRGLRTGIAVRDSFGKLLATGLSFTIAVQVFVVVGGVTKLIPLTGLTTPFLSYGGSSLLANYILLALLIRISNAAREPDPTRKRPPPKSIDSAPTRVVTR, from the coding sequence ATGAGCCAACCGTCGGGTCCCGTCCACGCCCCACCGCGTCAGCCACCGGAACAGACCGGTCGGACCGCGGAACTCGTGCTGCTCGGATTCGCCATCGGACTGGTGACGGTGGCCCTGCTCATCGTGCAGGCCGCGCAGGGGCAGAGCATCACCTGGGATCTCGCGAAATACGTTGCCGCCTACATCCTCCTGTTCGGTGGGGCGCACCTCGTGGTCCGTCGATACGCGCCGCACGCCGATCCCCTGCTGCTGCCGGTGGTCGCCGTGCTCAACGGCCTGGGCCTGGTGCTGATCCACCGACTCGACCTGGGCACCGGCCGCACCGGCGAGACCGTCAACACGACCGACGTCACGCACAATGCCGATCAGCAGTTGCTGTGGGCGGTGCTGGGCATCATCGTGTTCGCCGCGGTACTGATCTTCATCCGTGACCACCGGACGCTGTCGCGGTACGCATACACCCTGGGCCTGGGAGGTCTTGTCCTCCTGATCATCCCGGCGATCCTGCCGTCGTCGATGTCGCAGATCAACGGATCGAAGAACTGGATCATCACGCCGTTCTTCTCCATCCAGCCCAGCGAGTTCGCCAAGATCCTCATCATCATCTTCACCGCGGCGTTCCTGGTGTCCAAGCGTGATCTGTTCACCACCGCGGGAAAACACTTCCTGGGCATGGACTTCCCGCGCGCCCGCGACCTCGGACCGCTGCTCGCCGCCTGGTTCGTCTCCATCGCCGTGCTCGCCTACTCGTCGGACCTGGGCAGCTCGCTGCTGATCTTCTCGACGATGCTGACCATGGTCTACGTCGCCACCGAACGCGCGAGCTGGCTGGTGCTCGGCGTGACACTGTTCGTCGTCGGTGCGTTGCTCGCCTACCAGCTGTTCGCGCACCTGCAGGTGCGTGTCGAGATCTGGCGGGATCCGTTCAGCGACTTCGACGGTGCCGGCTACCAGATCGGACAGAGCCTGTTCGGGCTCGCCACCGGCGGCCTGTTCGGCACCGGTCTGGGTTCCGGTCGACCCAACATCGTGCCGTTCGCCAACACCGACTTCATCATCGCGACCATCGGTGAGGAGCTGGGTCTGGTCGGGCTGGCCGCGATCCTGGTGCTGTACCTGATCTTCGTGATGCGCGGCCTGCGTACCGGGATCGCCGTGCGCGACAGCTTCGGGAAACTGCTCGCCACCGGGCTCTCGTTCACCATCGCGGTGCAGGTGTTCGTGGTGGTCGGTGGTGTCACCAAGCTCATCCCGCTGACCGGTCTCACCACACCGTTCCTCTCCTACGGCGGGTCGTCGCTGCTGGCGAACTACATCCTGCTGGCGTTGCTGATCCGCATCTCCAACGCCGCCCGGGAACCCGACCCCACGCGGAAACGGCCGCCGCCCAAGAGCATCGACTCGGCGCCCACGCGGGTGGTGACCCGATGA
- a CDS encoding serine/threonine-protein kinase translates to MTLQSGTTIADRYRLMRLIATGGMGQVWEGLDTRLNRRVAVKVLKAEYSHDPEFTARFRAEAQTTAKLNDPGIANVFDYGETPDRGGGEPLAYLVMELVDGEPLNSVISRMGRLSLTNSLDMLEQTGRALQAAHTKGLVHRDVKPGNILITPTGQVKITDFGIAKAVDSAPVTQTGMVMGTAQYISPEQATGDEATAASDVYSLGVVGYEALTGRRPFLGDGAITVAMKHIRETPPPLPTTVPANVRELIDITLSKDPRQRYANGGEFADAVAAIRAGHRPPRPGAIAGAAAAGAVGGAAAAAAMRPSATRAMTGTSASRPSTARTTSRPPSRPVPPADDNSWTTGQKVLAGVAAALLVAALGLIGYWLLNLNSSPAEVPAPSSTTTITETTTQAPETTEEQPEPTTRERTTTRETTTEETTTEEAPTTTEVPDTTDPGAPTAEQPQFPTFTIPGLPGG, encoded by the coding sequence ATGACATTGCAGAGCGGCACCACCATCGCCGACCGCTACCGGCTGATGCGCCTCATCGCCACCGGTGGCATGGGTCAGGTGTGGGAGGGACTCGACACCCGGCTCAATCGGCGGGTGGCCGTGAAGGTGCTCAAGGCCGAGTACTCGCACGACCCGGAATTCACCGCACGTTTCCGCGCGGAGGCCCAGACCACCGCGAAGCTCAACGACCCGGGTATCGCCAACGTCTTCGACTACGGCGAGACGCCGGATCGCGGCGGCGGCGAGCCGTTGGCCTACCTGGTCATGGAACTCGTCGACGGTGAGCCGCTGAACTCGGTGATCTCCCGGATGGGCCGGCTCTCACTGACCAACAGTCTCGACATGCTCGAGCAGACCGGACGTGCGTTGCAGGCGGCGCACACCAAGGGTCTGGTGCACCGCGACGTGAAGCCCGGCAACATCTTGATCACGCCGACCGGACAGGTGAAGATCACCGACTTCGGCATCGCCAAGGCGGTGGACTCGGCGCCGGTCACCCAGACCGGCATGGTCATGGGCACCGCGCAGTACATCTCGCCGGAGCAGGCGACCGGCGACGAGGCGACCGCGGCGTCGGACGTCTACTCGCTCGGTGTGGTCGGATACGAGGCCCTTACCGGCCGCCGTCCGTTCCTCGGCGACGGTGCCATCACGGTCGCGATGAAGCACATCCGCGAGACCCCACCGCCGCTGCCGACGACGGTTCCGGCGAACGTGCGTGAGCTGATCGACATCACGCTGTCGAAGGATCCGCGTCAGCGTTACGCCAACGGCGGTGAGTTCGCCGACGCGGTCGCCGCGATCCGTGCAGGTCATCGTCCGCCACGGCCGGGTGCCATCGCCGGAGCCGCCGCCGCGGGTGCCGTGGGCGGGGCTGCGGCCGCCGCCGCGATGCGACCGTCGGCGACCCGCGCGATGACCGGGACGTCGGCGTCACGGCCGTCGACCGCGCGCACCACCAGCCGTCCGCCCAGCCGGCCGGTGCCACCCGCCGACGACAACAGCTGGACCACCGGACAGAAGGTGCTGGCCGGCGTGGCCGCGGCGCTGCTGGTCGCGGCGCTCGGCCTGATCGGCTATTGGCTGCTGAACCTGAACTCGTCGCCCGCCGAGGTGCCGGCACCGTCGTCGACGACGACGATCACCGAGACCACCACGCAGGCCCCGGAGACCACCGAGGAACAGCCGGAACCTACGACCCGCGAACGCACGACCACGCGGGAGACCACGACGGAAGAGACGACGACCGAGGAGGCGCCGACGACCACCGAGGTCCCGGACACCACCGACCCCGGCGCACCGACCGCCGAACAGCCACAGTTCCCCACGTTCACCATCCCCGGTCTCCCGGGCGGATGA